The Apibacter raozihei genome contains a region encoding:
- a CDS encoding cupin domain-containing protein, translating to MNTQNENISQQPFPKGSPLENDNFSGTAWLEMLMENGKDFDITIGNVTFEAGVRNSWHSHPGGQILLCTAGEGYYQEKGKSAQKLKNGDVVEIQPDIIHWHGATPNSEFTHIAISTCISKGSAVWLSPVTDEEYLAVQQ from the coding sequence ATGAATACACAAAACGAAAATATATCACAACAACCATTTCCTAAGGGATCTCCGCTGGAAAATGATAATTTTAGCGGAACGGCCTGGCTGGAGATGTTAATGGAAAACGGAAAAGATTTTGATATAACTATAGGTAATGTAACTTTTGAAGCAGGAGTAAGAAACAGCTGGCATTCTCACCCTGGCGGACAGATTTTGTTGTGTACGGCAGGAGAGGGCTATTATCAGGAAAAAGGTAAATCAGCACAGAAATTAAAAAATGGAGATGTTGTTGAAATTCAACCCGATATTATTCACTGGCACGGAGCCACTCCCAATAGTGAGTTTACACATATAGCCATTAGCACCTGCATCAGTAAAGGATCGGCTGTTTGGCTGAGCCCCGTTACTGATGAAGAATATTTAGCTGTTCAACAATAG